The proteins below come from a single Limnobaculum xujianqingii genomic window:
- a CDS encoding two-partner secretion domain-containing protein: MNKKLYRVIFNRVRGMLMVVPEIAGTHSAEGSSSGGGQTFGQLIAGLSPLVLMTSIALGLISISLPAQANIVADANAPGNQQPTVLGSGNGTPQVNIQAPSSGGVSRNTYSQFDVDNRGVILNNSGSSVQTQLGGYIDGNPNMAQGSAKVILNEVNSRDPSRLNGYVEVAGQKAQVVIANPSGITCDGCGFINSNRTTLTTGTPVMNNGNLEGYDVRQGKITIQGKGLDGSKQSYTDIVAQSVEVNAGVWANELNVVTGKNKVSADTKRVEKQGGRDANSPQFSVDVSALGGMYANSIRMVGTENGVGVRNAGNIGSQAGSVVITADGRIENKGTISSAQNLQISTQQGISNQGTLHSNQDVTLTAQGKIENSNTGKINAAGNATISTQDNLTNQGTISVSKNTTLKSNANINNSGTIVTGQDLTVSAKTIDNKGTLKSNGRTTVSTQGYLNNATGSQIISNGFLSIESGASLTNQGNINASDSATLTSRNAFINSGTLYSKGDLWINADQSISNYGTISTNRNLSLTTYGTLFNQGMIYGTGLVLLNAGGNITNQGTIGSDSRLTLTTPGSLLNSGTLHSYGAVEIDADSGINNNGTISTNSDLNLTTKGSLLNDGSIYTKNNATINAAGPVTNTGTIGSDRNLTLTTADSLHNRGTLYSKGTGNYRTGGNFINSKLMRSEDQLLLNADGSIVNEADIFAFAGLNLSSGQNFYNRSKVYSGGELNLRATNNIINASALVALNNIMLVAANFNNTSEALLAAGVNDNGDMAGHGNITIRVEQPANLQGQIVATGEINVAANGINLSGAQVSADSMMLQARHGDIITDSAHLYVDNTLNAETTGSWSNLGGRMYANQLTLNAASFNNNALGEIRANTTQFNISGTLTNRGLIDGVLTRLQAQQINNYGSGRIHGTWLQLKSDTINNRFENGSAATLLGRESINIGTNVLNNDTHSQIFSGGNMSIGRTLDGNGHASGHASEINNHSATIEALGNLELAVKQLQNINDKAVTDSPLNDTDTAESDPAKILAGSNLNISADTVLNNRSQIEAGKILNIDANQIIDIKISGAHAADKTDSLTPHNDGAQANLKHQNTSGTVVKNTSSHLTEMLSNSASGNNQTSVNTHLQSYRPNINLGAMNIDRVNVQFNEINGPGEINIVASSPVQNIPLPDSNLYTMTPAVGNSAQVESDPKFTDYKTWLASDFMSNRLMTEHNSTHRRLNEGYHEQQFIRDQIINLTGQRLLNHDTNDEDQYAALMNAGIEFAQKYNLSSGAPLTSEQMNNLTSDIIWLIDREVIQADGTKQNVLVPQVYTVMKP; the protein is encoded by the coding sequence ATGAACAAGAAATTGTATCGCGTGATTTTCAACCGGGTGCGAGGCATGCTGATGGTAGTTCCTGAAATAGCAGGTACTCACTCAGCAGAAGGCTCATCATCCGGTGGTGGACAAACATTTGGTCAGCTCATTGCAGGCCTGTCCCCGTTAGTATTAATGACCAGTATTGCGTTAGGTTTAATCAGTATCAGTCTGCCTGCTCAAGCCAATATTGTGGCTGATGCGAACGCACCGGGCAATCAACAACCAACAGTTCTTGGTAGCGGTAATGGAACCCCACAAGTTAATATTCAGGCCCCCAGCTCAGGCGGAGTTTCACGCAACACATACAGCCAGTTCGACGTAGATAATCGCGGTGTCATTCTTAATAACTCAGGCTCATCAGTACAAACACAATTGGGTGGCTATATTGATGGTAACCCTAATATGGCTCAGGGCAGCGCTAAGGTCATTCTGAATGAGGTCAACTCACGCGACCCAAGCCGCCTGAACGGTTATGTGGAAGTCGCCGGGCAAAAAGCACAGGTAGTTATTGCCAACCCGTCAGGCATTACCTGTGACGGCTGTGGGTTTATCAACTCCAATCGGACAACGTTAACCACCGGTACTCCGGTGATGAATAATGGCAATCTTGAAGGCTATGATGTCCGTCAGGGAAAAATCACCATTCAGGGCAAAGGGCTGGACGGCAGTAAACAAAGTTATACTGATATTGTTGCCCAATCAGTTGAAGTTAACGCCGGCGTCTGGGCCAATGAATTAAATGTGGTCACCGGTAAAAACAAAGTCAGTGCCGATACTAAACGCGTAGAAAAACAGGGTGGGCGTGATGCCAATAGCCCGCAATTCTCAGTCGATGTATCCGCACTGGGCGGCATGTACGCTAACAGTATTCGCATGGTAGGTACAGAAAACGGCGTTGGTGTTCGTAACGCTGGCAATATTGGTAGTCAGGCGGGTTCAGTAGTGATTACGGCCGATGGTCGTATTGAGAACAAAGGTACTATCAGCAGTGCACAAAACCTGCAAATCTCTACTCAGCAAGGTATAAGTAATCAGGGAACGCTGCACAGTAATCAGGATGTTACTCTCACCGCACAAGGCAAAATAGAGAATAGCAATACAGGTAAAATTAACGCTGCTGGAAATGCCACCATTAGTACTCAGGATAATCTGACTAATCAGGGCACCATTTCTGTCAGTAAAAACACTACTCTCAAAAGTAACGCGAACATCAATAACAGCGGAACCATCGTTACCGGTCAGGATCTGACTGTTTCTGCCAAAACTATTGATAATAAAGGCACATTAAAGAGTAACGGTCGTACCACTGTTAGCACCCAGGGATATCTCAACAATGCAACAGGCTCTCAAATTATCAGTAACGGTTTTCTGAGTATTGAGAGTGGTGCTAGTCTGACTAATCAGGGCAACATTAATGCATCTGACAGCGCAACACTCACCAGCCGAAACGCATTTATTAACAGCGGTACTCTATACAGTAAAGGCGATCTGTGGATTAACGCTGACCAGTCAATTTCCAACTACGGTACTATCAGTACTAACCGCAACCTCAGTCTGACGACCTACGGGACCTTGTTTAATCAGGGGATGATTTACGGGACGGGTTTGGTTTTACTGAATGCTGGCGGTAATATTACCAATCAAGGCACTATTGGGTCTGACAGTCGATTAACATTGACTACTCCGGGTAGCCTGTTGAATAGCGGCACATTACATAGCTACGGTGCTGTTGAAATTGATGCAGATAGCGGCATCAACAATAACGGCACTATCAGTACCAACAGCGACTTGAACCTGACAACTAAAGGAAGTTTGCTAAATGATGGCTCTATTTATACTAAGAATAATGCCACCATCAATGCCGCTGGTCCGGTCACTAACACCGGCACAATAGGTTCCGATCGCAATCTGACATTAACCACCGCTGATTCACTGCATAACAGAGGCACGCTGTACAGCAAAGGTACTGGTAATTACCGTACTGGTGGTAACTTTATCAACAGCAAATTAATGCGCAGTGAAGATCAGCTATTGCTGAATGCTGACGGTTCAATTGTTAACGAAGCGGACATTTTCGCCTTTGCTGGTCTTAACCTGAGCTCAGGGCAAAACTTCTATAATCGTTCTAAAGTTTACAGTGGTGGCGAACTTAATTTAAGAGCGACCAACAATATCATTAACGCATCAGCACTGGTGGCGTTAAATAATATTATGTTAGTAGCTGCTAACTTTAATAATACCAGTGAAGCACTACTTGCTGCGGGCGTTAACGATAATGGCGATATGGCAGGCCACGGCAATATCACCATCAGAGTTGAACAACCGGCTAACCTGCAAGGGCAAATTGTTGCTACAGGTGAAATCAATGTAGCTGCTAATGGAATCAATCTGTCCGGCGCTCAAGTCAGTGCTGACAGTATGATGTTACAGGCACGGCATGGAGATATCATTACCGATTCTGCTCACCTGTATGTCGACAATACTCTCAATGCAGAAACCACCGGCAGTTGGAGCAATTTGGGCGGCCGAATGTACGCCAACCAACTGACCCTGAATGCCGCCTCATTCAATAATAATGCTTTGGGTGAAATCAGAGCGAATACCACACAATTCAACATCAGCGGAACCCTAACCAATCGTGGATTGATTGACGGCGTTCTTACCCGGCTACAAGCCCAACAGATTAATAACTATGGCTCGGGCCGTATTCATGGTACCTGGTTACAACTGAAATCTGACACCATAAATAACCGTTTTGAAAACGGTAGCGCAGCCACACTGCTCGGTCGTGAGAGTATTAACATTGGCACTAATGTTTTAAATAACGACACCCATTCACAGATTTTCAGCGGTGGGAATATGTCAATTGGCCGAACGCTGGATGGAAATGGTCATGCTTCGGGTCATGCAAGCGAGATCAACAACCACAGTGCGACTATCGAGGCTCTTGGAAACCTGGAGCTGGCGGTTAAGCAACTACAAAATATTAATGATAAGGCTGTCACTGATTCTCCTCTGAACGATACCGATACGGCAGAAAGCGATCCGGCCAAAATTTTAGCCGGTAGTAATTTGAACATTTCTGCAGATACCGTTCTGAACAATAGAAGTCAGATCGAAGCAGGCAAGATCCTGAATATTGACGCCAATCAGATAATCGATATTAAAATTTCCGGTGCTCATGCTGCTGATAAGACCGATTCTTTGACACCGCACAATGACGGCGCTCAGGCGAACCTGAAGCATCAAAATACATCTGGTACTGTAGTTAAAAATACCTCTTCCCATCTGACTGAAATGCTAAGTAATTCTGCATCAGGCAACAACCAAACCTCAGTGAATACACATCTGCAAAGCTATCGACCAAATATCAATCTTGGCGCGATGAATATTGATCGAGTCAATGTGCAATTTAATGAGATAAATGGTCCGGGTGAAATAAATATTGTTGCCAGTTCACCTGTTCAAAATATTCCATTACCTGACTCCAATCTGTATACCATGACTCCTGCGGTGGGTAATAGTGCTCAGGTAGAAAGCGATCCGAAGTTTACTGATTATAAGACTTGGTTAGCTTCAGACTTTATGAGCAACAGACTAATGACCGAGCACAATAGTACTCACCGACGTTTAAATGAGGGTTACCACGAACAACAATTTATTCGCGACCAAATAATCAATCTGACAGGGCAACGTCTTTTAAATCATGACACCAATGATGAAGATCAATATGCTGCGCTGATGAATGCGGGAATAGAGTTTGCTCAAAAATATAACTTATCGTCAGGAGCTCCACTAACATCAGAACAGATGAATAATCTGACTTCAGACATTATATGGCTAATCGATCGTGAAGTTATTCAGGCTGATGGCACCAAACAAAACGTTCTGGTTCCTCAGGTTTATACTGTTATGAAGCCATAA
- a CDS encoding ShlB/FhaC/HecB family hemolysin secretion/activation protein: MELLFSQKYNYIKSFPLLITLIPLISEAAPELNQINNQQVINQQERQKALEQQLSPDRPDVRTELPAGSSTIDQFPAEETCFPINQVELSGSQYLTNWLSLQSIANQANGQCLGGEGLNLLMSALQNRLIDKGYITTRVLAPPQDLTSGKLELKILEGKISHIMLSADSDRYIQTFNTLPVSEGDLLNLRDIEQGLENLRRVPTAQADINMMPGQEPGETELAITWKQNRHWRLGASLDDSGTVSTGRYQGGLTLYVDNPLSLNDTFYISGGHDLQWKNDRGSHNYAAHYSVPYGYWSLNATTSAYSYNQKVAGLIEDYNYSGESKNLTFGLSRLLHRDASQKTTLTYDVLLRESRNYINDTEIEVQRRNTAAWRVGLIHRHYIDAITLDAGITYQQGTRWFGAQPAPEEYVGQATALSKITQLSANLDWPFNLLEQQFSFRSQYQRQLPSSTALTSQERFSIGGRYTVRGFDGELSLSADRGWFTRNELTWRTPLPAQELYIGMDYGEVGGRGSNYLLGKHLAGAVLGLRGYALRTSYDVFAGIPTSKPDGFRTDPVTLGFNLNWQY; encoded by the coding sequence ATGGAATTATTATTTTCTCAAAAATATAACTATATAAAATCATTTCCATTACTAATAACACTGATCCCTTTGATTAGTGAGGCCGCCCCTGAACTTAACCAAATCAACAATCAGCAAGTTATTAATCAACAAGAACGCCAAAAAGCACTAGAACAGCAACTTTCTCCCGACCGCCCGGATGTACGAACCGAGTTGCCCGCAGGCAGTTCAACCATTGATCAATTCCCCGCAGAAGAGACCTGCTTTCCCATCAATCAGGTGGAATTAAGCGGCAGCCAATATCTGACTAACTGGTTATCACTCCAGTCTATCGCTAATCAGGCCAATGGTCAGTGCTTAGGCGGAGAGGGGCTTAATTTGCTGATGAGCGCCCTGCAAAACCGTTTAATAGACAAGGGCTACATCACTACCCGAGTACTGGCTCCACCTCAGGATTTAACCAGTGGCAAACTAGAGTTAAAGATACTGGAAGGGAAAATCAGTCATATAATGCTATCTGCGGATAGTGATAGGTATATTCAAACTTTTAATACCCTTCCCGTATCCGAAGGTGATCTACTCAATCTGAGAGATATTGAGCAAGGATTAGAAAACTTACGTCGTGTTCCGACGGCTCAGGCAGATATCAACATGATGCCGGGGCAAGAGCCAGGGGAAACCGAGCTGGCTATCACCTGGAAGCAGAACCGCCACTGGCGATTAGGAGCTTCACTGGATGACTCAGGTACTGTAAGCACTGGCCGCTATCAGGGAGGACTAACCCTGTATGTGGATAACCCTTTATCGCTTAACGATACCTTCTATATTTCCGGTGGCCACGATTTACAATGGAAAAACGATCGGGGAAGCCACAACTATGCCGCTCACTATTCCGTACCTTATGGCTACTGGAGCCTGAATGCTACCACCAGCGCCTACAGCTACAACCAAAAAGTCGCAGGTCTGATAGAAGACTACAACTACAGCGGTGAAAGTAAAAACCTGACCTTTGGCTTAAGTCGTTTACTACATCGTGATGCATCACAAAAAACGACATTAACATATGATGTATTACTAAGAGAAAGCCGTAACTACATTAACGATACTGAGATAGAAGTTCAGCGTCGAAATACCGCTGCATGGCGAGTAGGATTAATACATCGCCACTATATTGATGCTATAACGCTGGACGCCGGCATCACCTACCAGCAAGGTACCCGCTGGTTTGGAGCACAACCGGCACCAGAAGAATATGTTGGACAAGCTACTGCGTTGAGTAAGATCACCCAACTGTCTGCAAATCTGGATTGGCCTTTTAACCTGCTTGAACAACAATTCAGTTTTCGCTCACAATATCAACGCCAGCTTCCTTCAAGTACCGCACTGACCTCTCAGGAACGTTTTTCTATCGGTGGTCGCTATACGGTACGTGGTTTTGATGGTGAACTGAGCCTGTCGGCTGACCGCGGTTGGTTTACCCGTAATGAATTAACCTGGCGTACACCGCTGCCAGCACAAGAGCTGTATATTGGTATGGATTACGGCGAAGTCGGTGGCCGGGGAAGTAATTACCTGCTGGGAAAACACCTCGCAGGTGCCGTTCTGGGGCTTAGAGGCTATGCCTTACGCACCAGTTATGATGTTTTTGCCGGAATACCCACCTCGAAGCCGGATGGCTTCCGCACCGACCCGGTGACGTTGGGGTTCAATCTTAACTGGCAATATTGA
- a CDS encoding dihydrolipoyl dehydrogenase gives MKRLQVDVAVIGGGTSGLGAYRAAKRFTPNVVMIEGGPYGTTCARVGCMPSKLLIAAAEAVHHIEVAPGFGVHPQGETRIDGREVMDRVKRERDRFVGFVLEGVGEIPQQDKIDGYAHFIDDNTLQVDDHTQIQAKRIVIATGSRPSWPAHWDSLGDRLIINDDVFNWDDLPASVAIFGPGVIGLELGQALHRLGVKVTMFGVGGAVGPLTDGAIRQYAADTLSKEFPLYPDAKVELMERRDNGVFIRYQDDQGQTQEITVEYVLAATGRRPNVDKIGLENTSLELDARGVPTADRLTMQTSVSHIFVAGDASNQLPLLHEASDQARIAGENAGSYPEVNPGLRRSAISVVFSDPQIAMVGSTYRELNQKFSACGCFEIGEVSFENQGRSRVMLRNKGLLHVYGEQGTGRFLGAEMMGPNVEHIAHLLAWAHQQQMTIGQMLDMPFYHPVIEEGLRTALRDLNAKLRLGNDEIERCQRCPGE, from the coding sequence ATGAAAAGATTACAGGTCGATGTTGCCGTTATTGGTGGAGGAACCTCAGGACTAGGCGCTTACCGGGCAGCAAAACGATTTACCCCCAACGTCGTCATGATTGAAGGCGGACCTTATGGTACAACCTGCGCCAGAGTCGGTTGCATGCCATCAAAACTCCTTATAGCGGCCGCCGAAGCGGTACATCATATTGAAGTCGCGCCAGGATTTGGCGTTCATCCACAAGGTGAGACCCGTATCGACGGGCGAGAAGTCATGGATCGCGTAAAGCGCGAACGCGACCGTTTTGTTGGTTTTGTATTGGAAGGGGTCGGTGAAATCCCTCAACAAGATAAGATCGATGGCTATGCCCATTTCATTGATGACAATACCTTACAAGTAGACGACCACACTCAAATTCAGGCTAAACGTATTGTCATTGCCACAGGCTCCCGTCCAAGCTGGCCTGCACATTGGGACAGCCTTGGCGATCGCCTGATCATTAACGATGATGTATTTAACTGGGATGATTTACCCGCCTCCGTCGCCATATTTGGGCCCGGCGTTATTGGTTTAGAGTTAGGTCAGGCATTACACCGTCTGGGCGTGAAAGTTACCATGTTTGGCGTAGGCGGAGCTGTCGGTCCATTAACCGATGGGGCAATTCGTCAATATGCCGCAGATACGCTAAGTAAAGAGTTCCCGCTTTATCCTGATGCCAAAGTAGAACTGATGGAGCGTCGGGATAATGGCGTATTCATTCGCTATCAGGATGACCAAGGGCAAACTCAGGAAATCACTGTTGAGTACGTATTAGCCGCCACTGGCCGTCGTCCTAATGTCGACAAAATTGGTCTGGAAAATACCTCACTGGAACTTGATGCTCGCGGTGTACCCACTGCCGATCGACTGACTATGCAAACCAGCGTTTCACATATATTTGTTGCCGGTGATGCCAGCAATCAACTACCACTCTTGCACGAAGCCAGCGACCAGGCTCGTATTGCCGGTGAAAATGCCGGATCATATCCGGAAGTTAATCCAGGCCTGCGCCGTAGTGCTATTTCCGTTGTATTCTCTGATCCGCAAATTGCCATGGTTGGTTCTACTTATCGTGAATTAAATCAGAAATTCAGTGCCTGTGGCTGCTTTGAAATTGGTGAGGTTTCCTTTGAAAATCAAGGACGCTCTCGAGTAATGTTGCGTAACAAAGGATTACTGCACGTTTACGGTGAGCAAGGAACCGGTCGTTTTCTTGGCGCTGAAATGATGGGACCAAATGTTGAGCACATCGCTCACCTGCTGGCCTGGGCTCATCAGCAACAAATGACCATCGGCCAAATGCTGGATATGCCATTTTACCATCCAGTTATTGAAGAAGGATTAAGAACGGCATTGCGCGATCTAAATGCTAAATTAAGATTAGGTAATGATGAAATAGAGCGCTGTCAGCGCTGCCCAGGTGAATAA
- the oxyR gene encoding DNA-binding transcriptional regulator OxyR, with the protein MNIRDLEYLVALSEHCHFRRAADSCHVSQPTLSGQIRKLEDELGVMLLERTSRKVLFTQAGMLLVDQARKVLREVKVLKEMASQQGETMSGPLHIGLIPTVAPYLLPHIIPMLHKEFPKLEMYLHEAQTKDLLAQLDSGKLDCAILALVKETESFIEIPLYDEPMRLAIYADHPWAGRDKIVMSELAGEKLLMLEDGHCLREQALGFCFQAGADEDSHFRATSLETLRNMVAAASGITLLPLLATPAEKERDGICYLPCYKPEPKRTIGLVYRPGSPLRARYEQLAETIAGHMPGVIESEQKKIAAIG; encoded by the coding sequence ATGAATATTCGCGATCTGGAATACCTGGTTGCACTCTCTGAGCATTGCCATTTCAGGCGTGCAGCAGATTCTTGCCATGTGAGCCAGCCAACGCTGAGTGGGCAAATTCGCAAACTGGAAGATGAGCTGGGTGTCATGTTGCTGGAAAGAACCAGCCGTAAAGTGCTGTTCACTCAGGCAGGGATGTTGCTGGTCGATCAGGCCAGAAAAGTGTTACGGGAAGTTAAAGTATTAAAAGAGATGGCTAGCCAACAGGGCGAGACAATGTCCGGGCCATTGCACATTGGTTTAATTCCAACCGTTGCGCCTTATTTGCTGCCACATATTATCCCTATGTTGCATAAAGAGTTTCCTAAGCTGGAAATGTATCTGCACGAAGCTCAGACTAAAGATCTGTTGGCTCAGTTAGACAGCGGCAAGCTGGATTGCGCCATTCTGGCACTGGTCAAAGAGACAGAATCTTTTATTGAAATTCCGCTATATGATGAACCTATGCGTTTGGCCATTTACGCCGATCACCCATGGGCAGGACGCGACAAAATTGTGATGTCCGAATTGGCCGGTGAAAAGCTATTAATGCTGGAAGATGGTCATTGTCTGCGAGAGCAAGCCCTGGGTTTCTGCTTCCAGGCGGGTGCGGATGAAGATTCACATTTTCGCGCAACCAGTCTGGAAACGCTGCGCAACATGGTTGCTGCTGCCAGCGGTATTACTCTGTTGCCATTGCTGGCAACGCCTGCAGAGAAAGAGCGTGATGGTATCTGCTATTTACCGTGCTATAAGCCAGAGCCAAAAAGAACTATCGGTTTAGTCTATCGTCCGGGTTCTCCTCTGCGGGCTCGTTATGAGCAATTGGCCGAGACGATTGCCGGACATATGCCGGGCGTGATTGAATCAGAGCAGAAGAAGATCGCTGCAATTGGATGA
- the fabR gene encoding HTH-type transcriptional repressor FabR, which produces MGVRAQQKERTRRTLIQAAFSQLSAERSFASLSLREVAREAGIAPTSFYRHFRDVDELGLTMVDESGLMLRQLMRQARQRIAKGGSVIRTSVATFMEFISDNPNAFRLLLRERSGTSAAFRAAVVREIQHFIAELADYLELANQMPRSYSEAQAEAMVTIVFSAGAEALDIDIAQRKLLEEKLVLQLRMISKGVYYLYRREQEKGVLPHE; this is translated from the coding sequence ATGGGCGTCAGAGCACAACAGAAAGAGCGTACTCGCCGTACATTAATTCAGGCGGCTTTCAGTCAACTAAGTGCGGAAAGAAGTTTCGCCAGCTTAAGCCTGAGGGAAGTCGCTCGCGAAGCCGGTATTGCGCCAACCTCTTTCTATCGTCACTTTCGTGATGTGGATGAATTGGGATTAACCATGGTTGATGAAAGCGGACTGATGCTGCGTCAACTTATGCGCCAGGCTCGCCAGCGTATTGCCAAAGGTGGCAGCGTGATCCGTACATCGGTGGCAACCTTTATGGAGTTCATTAGCGATAATCCCAATGCGTTTCGTCTGTTGTTGCGTGAACGTTCCGGCACTTCGGCAGCGTTTCGCGCCGCGGTGGTCAGAGAAATCCAACACTTTATTGCTGAACTGGCGGATTATCTGGAGCTGGCAAACCAGATGCCACGCAGCTATTCAGAGGCTCAGGCTGAAGCAATGGTAACTATTGTGTTTAGTGCTGGTGCAGAAGCGTTAGATATTGATATAGCCCAACGTAAACTATTAGAAGAAAAGTTAGTCTTACAGTTGAGAATGATTTCAAAAGGTGTGTACTACCTGTATCGCCGTGAACAAGAAAAAGGTGTATTGCCTCACGAATAG
- a CDS encoding YijD family membrane protein encodes MTEKVSKEYATLLLAFIAGISLNGSFNALFDSVIAFSIFPLIALGFSIYCLHQRYVTQPMPEGTPMLAFSCFLLGLFLYSAIIRAEYAGMGSNFLLTIICVALVFWIGYKLKITTRHKVVKQMD; translated from the coding sequence ATGACAGAAAAAGTGAGTAAAGAATACGCGACACTACTGCTGGCATTTATTGCCGGTATATCACTTAACGGATCGTTTAACGCGCTGTTTGATTCAGTAATTGCCTTTTCGATTTTTCCGTTAATTGCTTTGGGGTTCTCTATTTATTGCTTGCATCAGCGCTATGTGACTCAACCTATGCCGGAAGGAACACCAATGCTGGCCTTCTCTTGTTTCCTGTTAGGACTATTTTTGTACAGTGCGATTATTCGGGCTGAATATGCTGGAATGGGGTCTAACTTCTTGCTGACTATTATTTGTGTCGCTCTGGTATTCTGGATTGGCTATAAACTAAAAATCACGACTCGTCATAAAGTAGTAAAACAAATGGACTAA
- the trmA gene encoding tRNA (uridine(54)-C5)-methyltransferase TrmA, translating to MTPEMLPTDQYDAQLADKKHRLISMMAPYSAPEPEVFRSPLNHYRMRAEFRIWHEGDDLYHIMFDQATKQRIRVDVFPAASELINRLMPELLAGVKPHASLRHKLFQIDYLSTLSGEIVVSLLYHRQLDDMWLQHAERLRDDLRSRGFNLQLIGRASKQKICLDRDYVDERLTVGGQEMIYRQTENSFTQPNAAVNIHMLEWAIDVTRDSKGDLLELYCGNGNFSLALARNFNRVLATEIAKPSVAAAQFNIAANQIDNVQIIRMAAEEFTQAMLGVREFNRLKDIDLTSYQCETIFVDPPRSGLDQQTVKMVQAYPRILYISCNPETLCENLLTLSQTHKVSRLALFDQFPYTHHMECGVLLEKSI from the coding sequence ATGACCCCAGAGATGCTGCCAACCGACCAATACGATGCCCAACTGGCGGATAAAAAACATCGATTGATCTCAATGATGGCTCCATATTCTGCACCTGAGCCGGAAGTATTTCGCTCACCACTTAACCATTATCGTATGCGGGCAGAATTCAGAATCTGGCACGAAGGGGATGACCTGTACCACATCATGTTTGATCAGGCGACCAAACAGCGTATTCGGGTTGATGTATTCCCTGCCGCCAGTGAACTAATTAACCGGCTGATGCCAGAACTGTTAGCCGGTGTAAAACCCCATGCTTCACTGCGCCATAAGCTATTCCAGATTGATTATCTTTCCACCCTCAGCGGCGAAATTGTGGTTTCTCTGCTTTACCATCGCCAACTTGACGATATGTGGTTACAGCACGCAGAGCGATTAAGGGATGATTTACGTTCTCGCGGGTTTAATCTGCAGCTTATAGGCCGGGCATCGAAACAAAAAATCTGCCTGGATCGCGATTATGTTGATGAGCGTTTAACCGTAGGCGGACAGGAAATGATCTATCGCCAAACGGAAAACAGTTTCACTCAACCTAATGCGGCAGTGAATATTCATATGCTGGAATGGGCAATCGATGTCACCCGGGACTCAAAAGGCGACTTATTAGAATTATATTGTGGTAACGGCAATTTTTCTTTAGCACTGGCTCGCAATTTTAATCGAGTTCTGGCGACTGAAATCGCTAAGCCATCGGTGGCTGCCGCCCAGTTCAATATTGCCGCCAACCAAATCGATAATGTGCAGATTATTCGTATGGCAGCAGAAGAGTTTACTCAAGCCATGCTGGGCGTCAGAGAGTTTAATCGACTGAAAGACATTGATTTAACCAGTTATCAATGCGAAACCATTTTTGTCGATCCCCCTCGCAGCGGATTAGATCAACAAACGGTGAAAATGGTGCAGGCTTATCCGAGAATCCTTTATATCTCCTGTAACCCGGAAACCCTGTGTGAGAATCTGCTAACGCTTAGCCAAACACATAAGGTTTCCCGACTGGCACTGTTCGACCAGTTCCCCTATACCCACCATATGGAATGCGGCGTTCTGTTAGAAAAGAGCATCTGA